The genomic region AATCGTTGCTACCTAAGCTCTGCCAGCATTTCGTAAGGCTCGTATGGTCTCAATCACACGGCATGGCAGAAATGAACAGCACCAGTAGAGCCATACCTTTGGGACAAACGGCTTCGATTGCATCGCAATATAGAAATGCCGACGGGCATCCTGAAGCTGGTTACGCCCAAAATAGTTCCAGCCTGCCTCCCAGGCGCGTTCACCTAAAATGTCCGTCAAAAGTCCCGCATGCTGGGGAGGTACCCATCGCATTCGTTGGTGTTTCTTACGGACCGCCATATGCGCTTCAAGCCAGCGTAGCGTCCGCACATCGTCTCCGCCTGATAGTCCCTCGGCGTGAACACGATACTTCGTGAGCACGCGATCTATAAAGATCATTGGATACTGTCTCGCAATTCGCAACCATAGATCGTAATCTTCTCCAACTTTGAAATTCTCATCAAATCCTCCCTGTAAATCCAGCACTGACCGCCGAACCACCACGGCGGAGGTATTCATGCAGTCTCGCACTAGGAGTTGAGGGTATAGTGGGCCATAGTAACATCCGGCGAGATCTGGCCCATGGGATTGGCACCAGTCTTTGAGCATATGTTGATTCATCGATGGCTGAATGACCGTGGTGTCTCTGAACATCATCGTGTCCGTGAATACGAGCGAAGCCTCGGGATATTTCTCGAGCGCTTGAAGTTGAAGGCGGAGTTTTCCA from Nitrospira japonica harbors:
- a CDS encoding glycosyltransferase, which translates into the protein MPRPLVSVIVPVHNCVDYLDQALRSVLDQDGPPIEVIVIDSSTKTSRGDVPAMADARVRRYSQEPRGVSAARNLGIQQARGEFIAFQDADDEWLPGKLRLQLQALEKYPEASLVFTDTMMFRDTTVIQPSMNQHMLKDWCQSHGPDLAGCYYGPLYPQLLVRDCMNTSAVVVRRSVLDLQGGFDENFKVGEDYDLWLRIARQYPMIFIDRVLTKYRVHAEGLSGGDDVRTLRWLEAHMAVRKKHQRMRWVPPQHAGLLTDILGERAWEAGWNYFGRNQLQDARRHFYIAMQSKPFVPKVWLYWCCSFLPCRVIETIRALRNAGRA